The Teredinibacter sp. KSP-S5-2 genomic interval GCACGATCCTTATCGATATTCATCACAATAGGGAGACCTTCATAAATCAAATAGACAGAGTAGGCACCGGCTATCAACATCGCTGTCGCATTCAGCCATATGGAAGGATACGCATTAAATACACCGACCAGAAAAAGCGGGGTGGATGCAAACACTGCCAAGGCGGTACCTTCGTAATGGCGCTGCTCTTCGGACTCGGCAACACCATATGTTTTAGCCATCCAATTGATAAACTCCCCCAACACAAAAATGCCCGCAATCAAAGCAACATAAGTTAATGCACTGAGTGACAATGCACTTTCCACTGTTAACTTGACCGCTTCACCACTACCAACGGACCAACCAACCTGTGTTACACCATAAAACGATGCCAAGGCGGGAATTAATGCTAAAAAC includes:
- a CDS encoding Yip1 family protein — translated: MAMLQHTLGIFLNPDSEWKAIREDKSSFKQVFLSHIPFLALIPALASFYGVTQVGWSVGSGEAVKLTVESALSLSALTYVALIAGIFVLGEFINWMAKTYGVAESEEQRHYEGTALAVFASTPLFLVGVFNAYPSIWLNATAMLIAGAYSVYLIYEGLPIVMNIDKDRAFMYASSVVTVGLVLMVTAMISTVLLWGMGIGPIYVD